DNA sequence from the Candidatus Zixiibacteriota bacterium genome:
TCTTCCGCGCTGGGAAGCGCGGCCGAGGCATCAGTCATAATCCTGATAGACAATTCTATGTCGATGGCGCTGGAGGACCGCGAGGGCTCACTTTTCGAGCAGGCCCGTCTGAAAGCATTTGAAATCCTCGACAACCTGGATATTTCAGACCAGGTGGCCCTGATCGCGTTCAACCAGACCAGCGAGGTTCTGACGGATGGGTTCACCTCCAATCACGCGTTCGTCAGGGAAGCAGTCGATGAGCTCGAGGTCTCACAGATGGCCACAGAGCCACGGACAGCATTTGAAAAAGCTACCGAACTTTTGGCTGAGACGGATAACTACGTCAAGGAGATATTTCTATTGAGCGATATGACAGGTGAAAAGTGGGATGGTCTAAAAAGCAGTGATTACCCCAACATAGAGAACCTGAAGATCTACCTGACCCGTCTCGAGAAAAAGGATTACGACAACCTCAAGGTCGCTTCCATCGATTTCGGCAATTCATTGATCTACCCCGGCCGCCCGGTCAGGATCGCATCGCGGATAGTCAACGAAAATCCGCGCCGTGTCGACAACCTTCTGGTCAGCCTGTATATCAACCAGAAGCGAATCGCCCAGACTGATTTATCGCTTGAAAAGTTTGCCGAAAGCGAGGTGGAGTTCTCATTCACCTTCGATTCAGCCGGTGAGCACAGTGGCTTTATAGAATTGGTCGATGATGACCTGATCGAGGATAACCGCCGCTATTTCACGATCAATATCCCCAGACAAATCGAGGTACTGACGCTCTATGAACAGGAAGCCGACGATCGCTTTTTGAAGCTGGCGTTTAAACCTTTGCCGGACAGCCCGACCCAGATCGAATTGACTTCGGAGCCAATCTCTCGCCTGCCCGCGTTGAATTTATTCGATTACAACTGCGTTATCCTGAGCCGTATGACCCGCCTTTCGCAGGCGGGATACTCAAAGCTGGCCAGTTTCGTCAAAACCGGGGGATCGCTCCTGCTGTTTGCTTCATCCGATTCAGGCCAGGCTGATTTGAACACGAACCTGTTCGAGCCGGGCTTTGGCGCACGTCTAATTGAGTCTAAACAGGTCCAGCCGGGCGAGGGCTTCTATCGTCTCAGTTCGATAGACTACGAACATCCGCTGTTTGTACGTTTCAAAGAGATTTCGCCCGATTATCTGCCCAAAATCGACTTTTACAATATTCTGCAGGTCAGTCAACCTGCTGACGGCCGGGTGCTGGCTTCATTTTCGACCGGTTCGCCGGCAATTATCGAGAGCAACTGGGGTGCCGGCAAACTAATGGCAGTTCTGACTACTCCGGATCGTCAGGATTCCGATCTGGCATCTTCACCATTTTTTGTTACGCTGGTAAACCGAGCCGCGGAATATCTGGCTTATGACCTCACCC
Encoded proteins:
- a CDS encoding VWA domain-containing protein, producing MHFLNTTLLLLTSLALIPLFIHLFNRQRVKRVQFSSVRYLKALQKTRMRRLKIRQLILLILRMLIILVLVMAFARPTTEGSYSSALGSAAEASVIILIDNSMSMALEDREGSLFEQARLKAFEILDNLDISDQVALIAFNQTSEVLTDGFTSNHAFVREAVDELEVSQMATEPRTAFEKATELLAETDNYVKEIFLLSDMTGEKWDGLKSSDYPNIENLKIYLTRLEKKDYDNLKVASIDFGNSLIYPGRPVRIASRIVNENPRRVDNLLVSLYINQKRIAQTDLSLEKFAESEVEFSFTFDSAGEHSGFIELVDDDLIEDNRRYFTINIPRQIEVLTLYEQEADDRFLKLAFKPLPDSPTQIELTSEPISRLPALNLFDYNCVILSRMTRLSQAGYSKLASFVKTGGSLLLFASSDSGQADLNTNLFEPGFGARLIESKQVQPGEGFYRLSSIDYEHPLFVRFKEISPDYLPKIDFYNILQVSQPADGRVLASFSTGSPAIIESNWGAGKLMAVLTTPDRQDSDLASSPFFVTLVNRAAEYLAYDLTRLRENYLTGQSINRTLLHPAPSQSVSLQTPAGNNITPAYTFSGTELMLNIPSIKSTGISQVYIDDSLAESFAVNFPSRESVGGKIEVDELRRSLDGYELIELSNSQPAGEVIEESRLGKELSKLFFLLALGLIAVEMFLARGVASDEQEQG